tgacatgttgatttacattgtttatatcattcatgattattgaatgtttgatattgatttatgtttctgatttgagacatgttatgagtaattcttatatgctttcgtatatgcttttatatgattgcatgtgtacattgtttatactgggatatttatatctcaccggagttatccggctgttgtcttgttttgtatgtgtgcatgacaacaggtggggctggatcagggtcaagaagaggatgagagaagattagatagcgtggagatccgggcttcgaagcaacataggattcagcactgatatgtagatgaacctagttgaattcttgtagataacgcaagatttgtatgtttatgtttaatatgtaatttgagtaaattatattacgtttccgctttgtattttaaaaaaattttagaccctgttttataattgattaattagtctcaaatatgattaagaacttgattagcgtccgggtccccacaaaattgATCGTGAACTTATaagattttttaatattttttaaaaccgtcTAAATCCAAACCTGAGACAACTTTGGTCCCCAATAAAGCACTTGGATAATAAATTGGAAATTCCAATCCGTTTCATCCCACATGACACAGCCACCTCCCCAGATAAAAAGTCTTCAAATCTTGCTACACAACGATTACGATTCCGAAAGGTAATATCCTTACCTAATATTTTACCGAGAAAGCCACCATCTTTGGTGAGTCGATGCAGAATGGCGGAGCTTCTGAGCTACTCTCATGATGCTGTGCAAGATCTCCTATCTGGGTCTTCGCCGGAGGGGGATTTCTGCCAAGGGTTTGGCCAAACAATGAGTTCTCAGCTCCTGGGGGGAGGTAGCGGAGCAGTGCACGTGGCAGTGGGGAAGTCGGTGGAAAAGGCTGTTGCTCTGCTGCAATGGAGTTTTAACACTTTTCAGGGAGACGAAATTTGCCTTCTTCACGTTCATAGGCCTTCTCCTCTCATTCCAACTCTCTGTAAGTTTCATCTTTACCCCTCAATTTTAGTGATGGAATTAGTATTTGATTTGATGTTTTGGTGTTTATTACCTTCCTAGAACAAGATTAGTGTTGTATTCAATTGGGGTCAACTAGCTTTTTTTTTCTGTAATTAATTGTTGTGCCAACCAGCAGGATAAGATTAGACTTGGAGTTTTGAGTACGAAATTAATGTCCTTAAGCTAAGCTCCTCGAAAAACTTATTGGCTTAAGTTCAACTAGACTTGGAGTTTGAGTACAAAATCGAGTCATTTGGTTCAACCTTAAATATCAATTTCTGTTGATAAAATCTAGAATTTTGTttgtgtttatttttaaatatatttatatactaAAGCTCACAAGATCAGTCAAAGAATTTGGGCTCGAATTTGGCCCCGAAGATATTTAAATATGTTCGAGTTccataatttcaattttaaattgaCTAATATTACAGAAATCTCTAAAAACACAAAAGCTTGATTCGTTTGCATCCTAATCATTATCGTTCAAGCAACTCTATGACCACATTTGGTTTTTGGAAGATGAAATCGATATTTTCTAGCATTTGGATTTCTTTATCTAATAAATCCATATTTCTTTAATAACGATTCCTTATTTAATAATCTCTCAAATTCTTGATGGGAAACTTTTATTTGTTAATATCCCAAATCCTTGCTGTATTGTTTTCTGGGGTATCCAAGAGACAAAACCGATGGCGATGTTTCATTTGTAATCGTATTATGTGTATCACCCGCTAACAGAGCActtgataaaattcaagatcTATTCATCTGTACTTAGCATTGCTATTAATGACTTGTTTTGTTTCTCATCTGTCATACAGTGGGAAAATTGCCCAAAAGTCAAGCGAATCCTGAAACAGTGACTGCATTTATAAATCAGGAGAGGCGAGAAGCAATGAAGCTGTTGTCAAATTACCTGATGAAATGCAGCAGAGCAAGGGTATATTTCATTAAACATTTTTATATCTGCTTATATCAAATTCTTGCGTGATTCTAAAGTGTAAACTACTATCTAGCTCATCGCAGTTCATATAATTATAGTGAGTAttgagtaaaataaatatataaatacatttgatcattttgatatcaaattccCTGGGGTAAAAATAAGTTATTTCATTTCATGGTAATTTATGAAATGTGTTACTATATTGCAGGTTAAAGCAAGTGTTGTCACAATTGAAGCTGATGAGATTCATAAGGGAATTGTACATTTAGTTGTTCGTCATGCTATTAAAAAACTTGTTATTGGATCCATTCCCAAGTATGCAATTCACTACGCTCCTTAGTTTCTCAGTTTACCTTCTAGCCCTTAATATGCTGATTGTTTCTGTTTCATAGTTAAACGTATTTGCACTAGACAAGCTTGTGAAACTAAAATCCGAAAATCTTTGGAAGGAGGGCAGAACTATATTTTTGTGTAATATAATGCGTAGAACTTTATATGATTATAGGAAATTTAAGAGGGAGTAGGGGCAATTGCCTGTGGGGTGTGACTACCCTCTTCTAGTCCCATCGCTGTTGAGAAATGCTCTTACTTATTTTCAGTACATTTATAAAGAACATTTTCAAGTATCAGCTTTAATAAATTGCTTACAGTTACATGAAACGGAAAAAGAGGTCTCATAAGGCAAGTTATGCTGCAAAACATGCCCCTTCTTACTGTGAGATGTGGTTCGTAAACGAAGGAAAATTGATTTGCACTAGGCAAGCTACTGAAAGCTCAATTTCTACCCTACCGAATTCTGACAGGAATGAGGTGATCTTTTGCacctttttttcatttttttatggTTTGTTTCAATCTAAGCCAACTTGGGAGAAAAAACTAATGTGCACAGGCTGAGACATATGCGGCTGGCATGACCCCATCAGCTGGTTTGCTTAGTGTTGAAAACTTGTGGGATCCTCTCTATTCCGAAAGTGCGTCTTCAAGAAACAGGATCACTTTCCCTGAATGCACCACTTCTTCGAGTAGTACAAGCTCTTTCTCTGGATGCACAACTTCTGATGAACCTGCATATTCTgtttcaagagctaagtttatGGAGGAAAGCTTATTGTTTGAGCATGCGGAGTTAAAAATGGATGTTAATGAGCTGAGCGATGAAGCAAATCTTGAGCTCGTACAGAGTGAGAAATTGGGAGCTGAAGCAATTGAAGGGATTAGTAAGGTAATAATTTTGTTCTGTAATCATTTTGGTTCATCAAGCATTTTGTGTTTGTAACTTGAAAAAGGGGCGAATGATTATGATATTAATTGAGTTTTAAATATATCTGCTTATTCTGAATAGGTTAAGTCATTGGAAGATGCTCATTCTGGTGAAGTTAAACATCATGCAGATTCTGAGAATGCACCTGTAATACAAGAACAAGAAAAGCTGCTAAAGGAAAGAGATAAAATGACTTGCCAATTGCAGAAGACTGTGCAGAGCATCTCTCTTTTGGAAAGTCGTGCTCGGGAAACAAATCTTAGATGTGAAGAAGTTTCGGGAGAATTGAAGTTTATGCAGGCTTCCATTGCTTCGGTACGGCAGGAGAAGCAAAAACTTAGGAGACAGAAGAATGAGGAAATGAAATTTGTTGATAGATGGAGAGGAGACAAACCAAACGACGACTCAGACCAGAGAATACTGACCGGATTTGCGGCAGATGCTTCTAGATTACCTGAATTTTCGTTATCTGATCTTGAGATTGCTACCTGTAATTTCTCCGAGAGTTTCCGTGTTGGCAAGGGAAGTTACGGTACAGTATACAAAGGTGAACTGGAGGGTAAGACTGTTGCTGTGAAGAAGTTGCATTCCTACAATATGCAGAGGCCGACAGAGTTCCACAAAATAGTAAATACTGTCTCTCTTCTATGACTCTCATCAATTTTCAATTTTAACTTCACGATCAAATAATAATATGCGATAAATTCGATGATACTAAGATTAAGATGTATCTTTGATATGATTTAGTTACAGTGATACCATAGAAACTAAGAGAGACTAATAAAGTTGTATCCATTTGAGCGCTACTTCAAGTATTTTTGCCTATATGGTGGAACCACCTAAACTCTTGGCTGTGTTTCCTGTTAGTCTGCTACCGTTAAGAATTAAAAACACTAACCATATTTTTCTTTGGGAATGAAGGCACAAGTTTTCGCTAAAATACGCAATCCTCGAGTTGTTGACTTGATCGGAGTATGTCCGGGATCCTTGTCACTCGTTTACGAGTATTTACCCTGTGGTAGCCTCAAGAATCACCTTTTTAACAATAACATTTGCCACCTTAACTGGAAGGTCAGAACACGAATGGTTGCTGATATTGCAACTGGTCTTCTCATCTTACACTCCTTCGAACCAGAAAAGATCGTACATGGAAATTTGAATCCCGGTAATATACTCCTCGATTCCGAGTACAGGTGCAAACTAGGCGACTATGGAGATCATATGCTAGTAGCGAGTCAAACTCTCCGCTGCCCTAGTTTTCGACATTGTACTGGATCAAGCTGTGATTTTGGATACACAGATCCTGAATTTCATAGAACCGGAATGCTCACCCACAAGTCTGATATGTATTCATTTGGTTTAATCATACTTCAGCTAGTCACTGGAAAGATGCTGGGAGGATTAGTTGCTCAGGTGCGCAGGGCAGTATCCGATGGGAAAGTTGTAtcagttttggatttatctgcTGGTGATTGGTGTGGCTATATAGCTAGGAGGTTGGTGGAGTTGGGATTGCAATGTTGTGGATCAAGTGGTAGGGATAGACCCGAGATGACTCCATCTCTTGTTGAGGAGCTGGATCGGTTGTGTATCTTGGAAGAGCAAACCGTACCATCTTTTTTCTTATGCCCGATTCTTCAGGTAGGTAAATTTTTTTCACAAATAGTTAAATCACTCAAATCAGATCAACATAAAGATATGCTTTTCTAGTTTCTTATTTTTACCATTTTTGATTCATTCTAAAGTTATGTTGGTTGGTTTTCTTACAGGAAATAATGCACAACCCTCAGGTAGCAGCGGATGGGTTTACGTACGAGGGAGACGCCTTGCGTGGATGGTTGGGTAACGGGCATGAAACATCTCCGATGACCAATTTGAAGTTAAGTCACCTAAATCTTACTCCCAACTACGCACTGAAGCTTGCTATCCAAGATTGGCTTCTCAAATCTTAAAATCACTTTCATATGTATCCATATAACCTTGTAAATGTTAGGGTATATTTAAAATTGGCTACTAATGCAACTAAATGAAAGAGGTCGAAGTGAAGAGATTCTGTTGTACTTTGATTTGCTGCAATACACGAACATGTTTCATTTGGTTAATTACTTCTTGTTTTGATAAAGGATTTAAATTTGAGGAAATGAAAATCTGATACAGGGTTTGACGCATAAAAGTCGAAACGTCCGAGCAagatttcatttatttttttcagTGACAGGAGCATCAAGAAACACCAAATGGGAATACACAGAGGCTGAACATTAAGTCTAGTCCTCTCTACAAAGTAACTGACAATACAGGGCACGTGTTGTTTATATATGGATCGAATAGAATGTAATTCTAGTATAAATCCTACAACCCAACAGTATTTACCATATGAAGATTGAAACATATAGGCTATCGCACGAGGGTATTGCAGAACAACAGCAATAAACGTGGCATCTGACATCTTCCGAGCTCCACACGAAGTATATCTCCAACAACTTTTAATATTCTTGCCTCTAGTCTTTACTTTATAACAAAGACACAGTTGTTGGATGCTCTGCATCATCGAAGGGGTGATGATCCTGCATCAACACATTTGACCTGGATTCATCTTTTTTGTCATCTAAAAGTGGATTCGACTCCCCTTTGAGAAACCAGCTCTCTTCACTCAGTTCCCTCAAAAGTATTCCCTGATCTGGAGCCATATTCTCTTTCGAATCCCCTCTGGTGAGGATGTTTTCTGAGGTGAAACTCTCTACTCTTGGATTGACTCGCGGCTGCTCTGGTTTTCCTTCTGTTTCTGCTTCTTCGTGAAAGAAATCCTCTTGATTGGCATGATCATTGTACTGGGAATTGCATCTATCAAATGTTTTTAGTGATGATGATTCTTGCAGAGTTCCTTGTCCTGATGAGGTTCTGTGGCAAAAGCTACCAAACCCTTGAATCCCTCTTGAAATCTTTCTTGCCCTGTCTCTTTCTTCTTTGAGAAGAGGCCGTTTTTCAAGAAGCTTCAATACCCTTTCAGCTTTCTTCCTCACTGTTAGGCCCCAATTAAAACTACACAAACAAGCAATTTTTCAGTGTATGATATCCAagaaaaaacatatttttttttaagaaactcAATAATTCAACTCATACTTCCAGATGCAGCATACTTGTAGTTTTTCTATAGTTATTATCTCTTACATCGATAATTATGTCTGTAACGTTTGTCAAACCAATGCACAGAAAAAAAAATGTGGCAAATAATTTGCATGAAATGAATGATATACCCTTTCTCATCAATATGTTGAAAGTTCTCCATTTCTTTGATAACATCTCTGTCTGTTTGAAACTCTTCTGCAACGCTTTCAGGACCATGAGTCATCAAATATTCTAACACAACCACAGCTTTGTATGATTCCCTCCAAAATCTCCTCTCAAATCTCACTAACCTGAAGCACATAAAAAATGCAAACACTAAATTAAAATAGGTTGCACCAAACATCAATTAGAAAATATTAATGCACACAATCCAAACGAACCTCTTGTGCAGAATCTCCACAATTCTCCAATAATCATCAACTTCAAAAGCTGATCTGGAAATCATCTTCAGGGTTCGGGCATCAGGCGCGCCCGGATCCCCATTTGTAGCTTCTTCCATCAGCCTTCAGACAAAAACAAAAGAATCTCGTCAGTTCTTTTAGTTTCAAACTTTTACGTGCCGTAAATAAAAAAATCTGTGCTATTTTTTTCCTGTTCCCGACAAATTTTCTGGTTGGCCCTTTATTTCTTTTCTCAGAACAAGAAATATTGTATGAAGAATTTTATACCAGCGCATGGCTTCTTCCCGATACCTCTGGTTGCCCTTCACTTCCATTATGAAAAGTTTCAAACTTTAACAAAGAAATATCACATGGAAGCAAGTAAAGTGTTCCTGATACAGATTTTTTTCTTGCGCAAAAAAGTTAAAAACTAATAAATCAATCAGGGAGATTACAGTTGGGCTGGTGTGACATCGGTCAACGCCAATCGGGCAGTCTTGATCTTCTCCTTGAGATAGAAAGAAGCCTGTTTCTTGAATTCGTGGAACAGAGGTCTGTTCATGTTGCTGCTGCCTAGGATTGACATTTTCTTGATTTCCAAGTTTTAATCGAGTATTCTATCTAATTCTTGTTCGTTTGATTTGTTGAAGGAAAATGGAGTTGGTGTTAGCAAATGAGACAGCAATATCAAACGAAAAGGGTAGTTGAATACTACTAATAAGGTAAATAGTTATGTCATCGTCTAACTTTCTCTATGTTATTTTCACTCTAAGCTACGTAtctcaaatataatttttaaaaaaattatttcaaatataaggaagaaataaaattaaaatccagTAGTTAAATATCTTGAAATGGATTATTTAGGATTTCTTTAAAAAAGTTTTTCTATCCATGTATCACTATttctttaaagaaaaatttgatataaaaatcttGATATACATCTAAATCGTTAAAGAGTAGGTCTTTATGAGAcgttctcatgaatctttatctgtgagacgggtcaattctaccaatattcacaataaaaattaataatcttagtattaaaagtaaaatttttttatgaatgacccATATAAGAGATATATCTCATAAAATATAACCCGTGAGACTATATCACCCAAATTTTTACCATCATTAAATTGTCTAATCTATTTAGTCCATATTTATTAAATAGGAGTTTGTGGATGGAAGATAGTGATGACTCATGAGTTAAAGAGGACGATAATTTCAAAGTAGAATttgtttattaaaatttaatggCGGATAGTGAAGTGGCATTGAGAATTTTGTAgaaagtttaattaatttatatttgaaaaaaCATGTGGCAGTGTTTGAAATATCAGTAAAATTTCCTTAAAAGATATTCATGAATCctcattatatatttaattatttgtctTCATCAAACAGCTCATTCACCATTCCAACAAACTTCTTGCCCTTTACTACTTCGTAATTTTCTTTATTcccatttcagccgccaccatcTTTGGATCTCTTTCAGTATTTTTCATCGTCACTTTGGCTTTTTTGTAATACAGTATACTTTGTGGTCTAAGAGCTAGCTAAGATTCATAGAAAGTAGAGGGTTTAGAATTTACTCTCAATTTTTcccttttttatttttgtttttaatcaTAATCATTACTCTTTCACTTTGTCTGAATTTGATCGTCAAGTTAATGATGCTCCAGTTTATGTAATTTATACTGCTTATTAGGATGCCCGATTGATTTTTCCCAATTACGTGAATAAGATAATTTGGGAGAAACGTATGtgcatattttgttatttttagttaagatactaattatgtttatgtataTTTGTCGATCTATTACATGAATATTTTTAGAAAAGCTATATACTTAGAAGACAACCCGTGTGAATTGATATGTTCTATTTATGTatttttgtgattttgattTATTTGAGTTTTACATGCCAAATCTATGGCACCTCACATTGTCAGATATGTTATAATAAGTGTCTAGCGAGATAACTTGTCGCTTGTGATTTATCGACTCTAATGtaaaaacaatttttattttaataatattttagggTTTTATCCAATTATGACATTTAATTTATCTGTTTATTAATGCaaactgcatagataaagtttttgaatatatattagGTAACATGAGATCTGCATTACAACTtaatatcatgaaactcattagaaaGTATATCATGTATTTTAAACATGTTCCTAGTTgaatcagccgcctaaaataaAGGGAAATGTtgaaacttttcaagttcgcaatcttgattttgatgttagcGAAACTTGTTAATTTGTGTTATTAATGATCTATGATACCTCTATAagggcccgggtcatggatgacccgagAAGTTTCATTAGGTAGCCCATATAGAAACCGGGAGGGCGATTATTACGACTGGGCACTTCATGCATGGCCGGGTATTTACTTACCTCCCGGGCAACTAGGGACCGGGTTTTCATGCTAATACCGAGGGCTCAATACCCGAGTAACTTACTTAGAGGATCTTATAGATTATAGGGAAGAAAACGACTGGGCGGGAAGTCAAAGTTTTTAGCCTGAACGTATCCCCGAAAATATggagaagaaagggactggacatgcAGTCAACGTCCCTTATCCTTGGAGTATCCACGAAGCTATCgggaagaaagggactggacatgcAATCAACGTCCCTCAGTCTTGGAGTACCCACGAGGCTATCGGGAAGAAAGGGACTCGACGGGCCGTCAACGTCCGAGGGTACAAGTAGTAGGTGAGCACGCGCATCAAGGTGACCCTAGCTTCccttcctataaatagcaggtatagtTGACATTTTACGGGTCTGAAATTTCTTCATTCTCAAGCATCCATACATATTGCTTTAAGTTTCTTCCTCGACaaacctgctgacttaagcatcggagtggtcacgtcggacacccttccggcgcccattcacgagttctctTCTTGTTTGCAGGCGTTAAGAGAAGTCATTGCCCATACTCGAATTCCCAAACATTATAAATTATTGATTCGACCCGTTGGAGCTTCTGACCCGGCTCACCCATTTCATCGAGgtcgcatcattggcgccgtatGTGGGAAATTGAGACTaaggcgttgatatggctcaCACGAGGAAGACTAACCAGAATAATTCCCGGGTTCAAGGAGCCGACGCAAATCATTCAAGACAAGAGGATGCTCCCCCTGATCTTATTACTATGACTCCAGCGGAGTTGGATAAGCGTATTAATGAAGCCGTAGAGAAAGCTATGGCTAGGCGGGAAGCTTCCCACCATGATATACCACTCGAGAAGGAACCAGAAAAAGAGCAGGAGCAGCAGCAGGAATTGAGGGAGGAGGAGAAGAGGGGAGAAATGGAGGAATCCTCTGCTGGATCTAAGTCACCAACGATAGTCGAGGAGATGTTGGAGTTAAAACAAAAAATGAAAGTCTTGGAAGGACAGCTGGAAAATCGTGGAACTTCTCGAGCGTCTGTCAAGGGACGCCCGTTTGCTGAGGCTATCATCCGGGAACCTCTTCCTGGAAACTTTAAATCTGCTAAAGTAAGGGAGTATGATGGAAACGAGGACCCGGAAGAACACTTGGCCAGGTTCGAGAATATGGCTATGCTGCACTGTTACACCGATAGGATCAAGTGTAAAGTGTTTTTGACTACGCTGGTGGACTCAGCTCAGAGATGGTTTGATGGGTTGGCTCCATTGAGTATTAAATCATTTGAGGATTTTCAGAAAGCCTTCTTACACCATTTCAGCAGCAGTAAGAAGTATAAGAAAACTGCTTTCAGTTTGTTCGAGGTGAGACAGGGGCCGGAGGAAAGTTTGAGGATGTATATCAAGAGGTTTAACAAAGTGGCTTTGGATGTGTCAACTTGTGCTGCAGAGACAAAAACTACTGCCTTCACTCAAGGCTTAAAAGAGAGAAAGTTTTTCAAGTCATTAACGAAAAAAGT
This Primulina eburnea isolate SZY01 chromosome 2, ASM2296580v1, whole genome shotgun sequence DNA region includes the following protein-coding sequences:
- the LOC140823067 gene encoding U-box domain-containing protein 33-like isoform X2 encodes the protein MAELLSYSHDAVQDLLSGSSPEGDFCQGFGQTMSSQLLGGGSGAVHVAVGKSVEKAVALLQWSFNTFQGDEICLLHVHRPSPLIPTLLGKLPKSQANPETVTAFINQERREAMKLLSNYLMKCSRARVKASVVTIEADEIHKGIVHLVVRHAIKKLVIGSIPKSHKASYAAKHAPSYCEMWFVNEGKLICTRQATESSISTLPNSDRNEAETYAAGMTPSAGLLSVENLWDPLYSESASSRNRITFPECTTSSSSTSSFSGCTTSDEPAYSVSRAKFMEESLLFEHAELKMDVNELSDEANLELVQSEKLGAEAIEGISKVKSLEDAHSGEVKHHADSENAPVIQEQEKLLKERDKMTCQLQKTVQSISLLESRARETNLRCEEVSGELKFMQASIASVRQEKQKLRRQKNEEMKFVDRWRGDKPNDDSDQRILTGFAADASRLPEFSLSDLEIATCNFSESFRVGKGSYGTVYKGELEGKTVAVKKLHSYNMQRPTEFHKIAQVFAKIRNPRVVDLIGVCPGSLSLVYEYLPCGSLKNHLFNNNICHLNWKVRTRMVADIATGLLILHSFEPEKIVHGNLNPGNILLDSEYRCKLGDYGDHMLVASQTLRCPSFRHCTGSSCDFGYTDPEFHRTGMLTHKSDMYSFGLIILQLVTGKMLGGLVAQVRRAVSDGKVVSVLDLSAGDWCGYIARRLVELGLQCCGSSGRDRPEMTPSLVEELDRLCILEEQTVPSFFLCPILQEIMHNPQVAADGFTYEGDALRGWLGNGHETSPMTNLKLSHLNLTPNYALKLAIQDWLLKS
- the LOC140823068 gene encoding uncharacterized protein isoform X2; amino-acid sequence: MEVKGNQRYREEAMRWLMEEATNGDPGAPDARTLKMISRSAFEVDDYWRIVEILHKRLVRFERRFWRESYKAVVVLEYLMTHGPESVAEEFQTDRDVIKEMENFQHIDEKGFNWGLTVRKKAERVLKLLEKRPLLKEERDRARKISRGIQGFGSFCHRTSSGQGTLQESSSLKTFDRCNSQYNDHANQEDFFHEEAETEGKPEQPRVNPRVESFTSENILTRGDSKENMAPDQGILLRELSEESWFLKGESNPLLDDKKDESRSNVLMQDHHPFDDAEHPTTVSLL
- the LOC140823068 gene encoding ENTH domain-containing protein C794.11c isoform X1: MSILGSSNMNRPLFHEFKKQASFYLKEKIKTARLALTDVTPAQLLMEEATNGDPGAPDARTLKMISRSAFEVDDYWRIVEILHKRLVRFERRFWRESYKAVVVLEYLMTHGPESVAEEFQTDRDVIKEMENFQHIDEKGFNWGLTVRKKAERVLKLLEKRPLLKEERDRARKISRGIQGFGSFCHRTSSGQGTLQESSSLKTFDRCNSQYNDHANQEDFFHEEAETEGKPEQPRVNPRVESFTSENILTRGDSKENMAPDQGILLRELSEESWFLKGESNPLLDDKKDESRSNVLMQDHHPFDDAEHPTTVSLL
- the LOC140823067 gene encoding U-box domain-containing protein 33-like isoform X1, whose translation is MAELLSYSHDAVQDLLSGSSPEGDFCQGFGQTMSSQLLGGGSGAVHVAVGKSVEKAVALLQWSFNTFQGDEICLLHVHRPSPLIPTLLGKLPKSQANPETVTAFINQERREAMKLLSNYLMKCSRARVKASVVTIEADEIHKGIVHLVVRHAIKKLVIGSIPNYMKRKKRSHKASYAAKHAPSYCEMWFVNEGKLICTRQATESSISTLPNSDRNEAETYAAGMTPSAGLLSVENLWDPLYSESASSRNRITFPECTTSSSSTSSFSGCTTSDEPAYSVSRAKFMEESLLFEHAELKMDVNELSDEANLELVQSEKLGAEAIEGISKVKSLEDAHSGEVKHHADSENAPVIQEQEKLLKERDKMTCQLQKTVQSISLLESRARETNLRCEEVSGELKFMQASIASVRQEKQKLRRQKNEEMKFVDRWRGDKPNDDSDQRILTGFAADASRLPEFSLSDLEIATCNFSESFRVGKGSYGTVYKGELEGKTVAVKKLHSYNMQRPTEFHKIAQVFAKIRNPRVVDLIGVCPGSLSLVYEYLPCGSLKNHLFNNNICHLNWKVRTRMVADIATGLLILHSFEPEKIVHGNLNPGNILLDSEYRCKLGDYGDHMLVASQTLRCPSFRHCTGSSCDFGYTDPEFHRTGMLTHKSDMYSFGLIILQLVTGKMLGGLVAQVRRAVSDGKVVSVLDLSAGDWCGYIARRLVELGLQCCGSSGRDRPEMTPSLVEELDRLCILEEQTVPSFFLCPILQEIMHNPQVAADGFTYEGDALRGWLGNGHETSPMTNLKLSHLNLTPNYALKLAIQDWLLKS